Within the Ensifer canadensis genome, the region TCGCCACCGTCTTCCAGGACGCCGGCCTGATGAACCGCTCGATCTGCGAAAACATCCGGCTTGGCCGCGACGACGCGTCGCTCGACGAAGTGATGGCTGCCGCCGAAGCGGCTGCCGCCAGCGACTTCATCGAAAGCCGCAACAATGGCTACGACACCGTCGTCGGCGAACGCGGCAACCGCCTGTCTGGCGGCGAGCGCCAGCGCGTTGCGATTGCCCGCGCCATCCTCAAGAACGCACCGATCCTGGTGCTCGACGAGGCGACCAGCGCGCTCGACGTCGAGACCGAGGCTCGGGTGAAGGATGCGATCGATGCGCTTCGCAAGGACCGCACCACCTTCATCATCGCCCACCGCCTGTCGACGGTGCGCGAGGCCGATCTGGTGATCTTCATGGATCAAGGTCGGATCGTCGAGATGGGCGGCTTCAACGAGCTCAGCCAGAGCAACGGCCGCTTCGCCGCCCTGCTTCGCGCCAGCGGCATCCTGACGGACGAAGACGTCCGCATGAGCCACACGGCGGCCTGAGCCGACGCCTTATAGATCACGCAATGCAAAAGGCCCCGGACCCTCCGGGGCTTTTTTCGTTCATGCCGCTCGCATTGACTTGGCTCTTGCAATCCCGTTCAAGTACTGCGCCGTCGTTTGCTGGACGGCACTGCATGCAGCCGCCATTGGCGTCATGGGTTCTCGGTCAGAACGGCCAGCGAATTCGGCGTTAGCGAAGGCCAGCGAACATCCTTCGGAAGGTAGGTCACGATTGACCGTTTTATTCGATGGTCGGGTCATGGCTGATTATCATCAGTTCTAGCTCGCAGACGCTTCCAACAACCTACATCTCCCATCGAACTGGACAGACGAAGACTTCAAGATCCGAATGCTTGCAGGCAACGATGCGCTGGTCGTCGTGACTGCTCGGAACAGGGATGTTGCGGTTATCGTGGAACTGCACGAACAGATGCCGAAGATCGACATCGAAAATGCGGATCATGTCGTCATCGGACGGCTCCACACGTCAGGCCAAATCGTCATAGCCGGGCTAACTGACTATCTTCAAGAGGTTCATGTTCGCGTTCCTGCGGGGCATCTGGACGCCATGGTCGTGTCGACCGGACTTCGCACCCTGAGTGACGTCGGCCTACGCCGGGCGTCTTTATTAGACGCGCAAAGGTCGCTGTAGCCCTTTGAATGGCTGCAGTTTTTGTCCTTCAATCGAATAAGATTAAAGGAAACATGCAGTAGATGGCGATGATCGGTACCGCGTGTATCTCTGGGCCCTGCGAAGCAGGCGGAATTACTGTCCTGCGCGCCAATGGCAAGACGATCGAACTCGAGGGTAGGGGCCCCCAAGTTCCGCGGCCGGCTGCCTACACATTTGAACCGGCGGCCGAGCCTTGATGCAAACCCTTGGTCGTCCTTATCGTTTCATCATGTCGCTCGCATCGGTTTCGCGCTGACGACGCCCCGCAACCATTCCAGATAGTAGCCGTAAACGAAGTGCAGGCCGATGCCGACGATCACGAAGAGCGTGCCGGCGATCGGGTTCCGGCCGGTCACGAACAACAGCACCTGACCGACCATCGCCAGGATAGTGCCGAAAATGAAGATCGGCAGGGAATGGCGGCCGACCATCGCCAGCGGGTGGTCGGCATCGAGCCGGGCGAGGCGATTGACGGCGGGAATGACGGCGACGAGATAGGCGATCGCGAGAACATGGCTTAGCCGCGTCAGTGACAGGAAGGTCTTGTCGAAACCGGTCAGCACCGCCGGAAGACCGAAGGACAGGTCGATGTTCCACCAGGAGAAGAGAACCCACAGCGCCGAAACGACGAGATAGATCGCGGCGATCGCGATCAGCAGCGGCCTGCGCGGCAGGACTGCGCCCTGGCGGATCGCGGTCATCGAGACGATGCCGATGACGAAGAGGAACTGCCAGGACCACGGATTGAGAAACCAGTAGCCCTCGTCGAGGAAGTTGGAGGGCACCAGCTTGAACACCCCGGCCACAAGCCAGAGCAGCGCGGAAAACACGAGGAGCAGCCGGCTGCTGATGCCGTTCAGCCAGAGGATGCCGGGCAGCATCAGGAACAGCACCGCATACATCGACAGGATGTTGTTATAGCCGAGTTGGTGCCCGAGCAGGACCATCGCGACGATGCCTTGCTCGGTCTGCTCGACGAAGGGTCGGATGTTTATCTCGCTGATCAGGTCCTGCCGGCCGAAATAGAGGGCGCCGCCGGCAAAGATCGCCAGTGTGACGATACTGGTCATGATATGGGCGACGTAGAGCGCCAGCGCCCGCCGCCAGATCTTGAGCGTCAGCGCCAGGCATGCGCCGGACACGAACTTGCCGCCATAGGCAAGCCCGACGGAGAGGCCAGAGATGAGCACGAAGGCCTCGGCCGAATCCGAGAAGCCGAAGTTCTTGTGGGTCAGATATTCGAGATATTGCCCGGGCACGTGGTTGACGAAGATCGTCAGAAGGCAGAGCGCCCTCAACACGTCGAGGCGCGTGTCGCGCTCCTTGGGAACCATGCGGGCGGATATCGTCGGGTTCGAGCCGCCCCCAAATGTGTTTTGCAGCATGCGGTCTAGTATCCGGGATCTGGCGCCCCTGCCCCACCCCTGTTGAAACGGGCACCGGACATGCGCTTAGCCCCAGGGGCAAGCGCATGTTCGATGCCGTCGATCGATGCACGAGCCCGTCAGGGTTCGTGCCGCCGGCAAATCAGCAAGAAAAAACCGGCCTTGCCCGTTCGGGTGCAAAGCCGGTTCCAACGTTCATTCAATACCGGCAGTTACAGCAAAATGCCTTCATGCGCGTTTTTTGTGACACTATTATTGATGCTGACGATCGGCTCGCGACTTTTTGCATCGCGCTTGACCGAAATCTTGTGCTTCGTGCCGTTCAGCGTCACTTCCGCCGAGTAGCCGTCCCAGGCCTCCGGCAACACCGGTCGGATGACCAGCTTGTCGCCATGTCGGCGGATGCCGAGAATACCCTCGACGCCGGCGCGGTAGAGCCAGCCGGCCGACCCGGTATACCAGGTCCAGCCGCCGCGTCCGGCGAGCGCGCCTTCGCCATAGATATCGGCGGCGACCACATAGGGCTCGACCCGATAGTGGTCCGCGTCTTCGCGGCTGAGGGCATGCGAGACAGGGTTCAGCATCTGGAAGACACGCCAGGCTTCCTCGGCCCTTCCCTGCTCGGCAAAGGCCAGCGCCACCCAGGTCGCCGCATGGGTATATTGGCCGCCGTTCTCCCGTACGCCAGGCGGATAGGCCTTGATATAGCCCGGGTCCTGCCTGGTTCTTTCAAGCGGCGGCGTGAACAGCCGGACAATGCGGCGATCCGGATCGACGAGTTCGGCCATGACCGCATCCATCGCATTCTGCGATCGCTGCTCGTCACCCTCGCCTGAAAGCACGCTCCAAGACTGGCCGATCGAATCGATCCGGCATTCGTCGCTTTCGCTCGATCCGAGCGGCGCGCCATCGTCGTAGTAGCCGCGACGATAGTAGTCACCATCCCAGCCGGCTTCGTCGAGCACCTTTTTCAAGGTGGCGAGATGCGCTTCCCAATGGCTGACGCGCGCCTTGTCCTTGCGCTCGCGGGCAAAGGGCAGGAAGCCGCGCAGCGTGCCCGCCAGGAACCAGCCGAGCCAGACGCTGGTGCCGCGGCCGGCAATGCCGACGCGGTTCATGCCGTCGTTCCAGTCGCCGCCGAGAATGAGCGGCAGGCCATTTTCGCCGCTGCGCTTGATCGCGAGATCGAGTGCGCGGGCGCAATGCTCGTAGACGTCGGCGATCTCGTCCGAGATCTCCGGCTTGTAGAAGCTGTCGTGCTGCCCTTCCTCGAGCGCCGGTCCGGTGATGAAGGCGATCTTCTCACCGAGAATGTCGGCGTTCCCCGTCACTTCGCAGTAGTGCGTGACGGCATGGGCAAGCCAGACGACATCGTCCGAGATCATTGTTCGCACGCCGGCGCCGGTGCCCGGCAGCCACCAATGCTGCACGTCACCCTCGACGAACTGCCGCGCGGCCGCGTTGAGGATCTGTGCCCGTGCCAGTTCCGGCCGATGGATCAGGAACGCCAGCGTATCCTGCAGCTGGTCGCGGAAGCCGAAGGCGCCGCTCGCCTGGTAGAAGGCCGAGCGTGCCATGATCCGGCAACCAAGGCTCTGATAGGGCAGCCAGTTGTTGATCATGGTGTTGAAGGCCGCATCCGGCGTTTCCACCTTCACGATGTCGGTGAACTCGGTCCAGAAGGACTTGGCGGCGTCCATGACGGTGTCGAACGCAGTCTGGCGCAACTCGCCGAGAACCGAGCGCATCTGCTCGTCGTTGTCGGCGTCGCCGAGGATGAAGGTGAGCTGCTTTTCGGCACCGGGCTCGATCACCAGATCGGTCGCCAACGCCGCACAGGCGTCGCCATCCACATCGATCGAGCCGGAAAGCTCGGCGCCAGCGAAAACGGCCTGCGGCACCAGAATGCCGCCGACCCGCCCGAGGAACTCGCGACGGCTTGCCGTATGGCTCACACCTTCACCGCCATCGACAGCAAAGAAGGCCGAACGACCGGCATAGTCGATGCTGTAGGGGTTGGTTGCAACCAGCGCATCGGAGGCTTCGTCCCAGGTCGACAGAACGAAGGGCGCCATGCGGGCCCGGTTGTTGCCGAGCACCCATTCGGCAAAGCCGTAGACCTTCAGCTGGCGGGCAGCCGTGGAGCGGTTGCGGATCGAGATGCGGACCAGCTTGGCCGGCAAGGTCCGGTGCACCGTGTGGGCTGCCTCGATATCGAGATCGTCCTGTGTGCTGCGGAATGTCGAATAGCCAAGTCCGTGGCGCGTCTCGAAGACGACCGACCGGCTGCGCGACAGGGCAGCGTATGGCGTCAGCACTGCGCCGCTCGCCATGTCGCGGATGAAGACCGCTTCGCCCGGCCGGTTGACGACCACATCGTTGGCCCACGGCGTCAGCTGGTAGTCGCGCGAGTTGCGGCTCCAGGTGAAGGCGGCCCCTTCGGCCGAAACGTGGAAGCCGAACTGCTCGTTGGAGATGACGTTGATCCACGGCTGCGGTGTCGCCTCGCCGCCGCGCAGGCGCACGACATATTCGCGCCCACCTTCGGCAAAGCCGCCGTAGCCGTTCCAGAAATCGAGACCGTCACCGACAATCTCCGCATCGACGGCGTCGGCCGGCTGCTGCGGGGCGGCGAGCAGAGCGAAGTTGCTTTCGCTGCCCTTCACCGGTGGCGTCGAATAGAGCGAATTGGCGCGGGCGATCTGGTCGGAGATCGTGCCGTTGCGGGCATGGAAGACGGCGCGGGAAGCCGACAAGAGCGTCGACCAGGTCTCCGCCTCCATCAGGTCGCGGCGCACCGAGAAGATGTGCTGGCGCGGACCGTCGGAGAGGCCGCGAAGCCTCAGGTTCTCGCACATCGAATCGAGCGCGTGCTGCATGTCCTGGGCATAGGACGAGGCCCGCTCGTTGATGATCACCAGATCGGCGGTAATGCCGCGCGCGCGCAGATATTCCTGTGCCCTGAGGGCCTCACGAGCGATGCCGAGGTCACCGTCATCGTTGATGCGCAGGCAGAAGATCGGGAAGTCGCCCGAGATTGCCAGCGGCCAGAGCGTTGACTGCGACGCGAGCCCCGCCTGAACCGTTGCGGTATCGGCGCGCAGGTGCATGTCGGGGTAGACGAGGTAGCGTCCGAGCATCTGGAAGCTTGCGGCCTCCTGCGAGGTGACGCCGACATGGCGCATCTGCACCTGACTGCGCGTCCAGGCATGGATCAGCTCGTGATTGAAGGTTTCCGTGTGCCTGTAGCGATCGATGGCGCGGTCGACGGCCTCGCGGTTCGGGGCCGCGATCGTCCAGAAGACGACGCTGACCTTCTTGCCGGCCGGAACCCGAACGACACGTCGAAGCGACATGATCGGGTCGAGCGTAAAGCCATCGGTTCCCGAAAGCACCGCGTCGGTGTCGAAGGCGGCGGCCTCGGCAAGGGTGCGCCCCTGGCCGATGAAGCGGCGACGGTCGGTCTCCGCCTCGGTCGGACGGTCGCTGCCGGCATTATCGGTGACGAGATGCGCCACTTCCATATCCGGATCGCCTGAGCTGCGCTTGTTGCGGCTGACATGGATGACGTCGCCGCGCCGGCTGATCTCCGTGCGCAGGAACATCTTGGAGAAGGCGGGATGCGCGCTGTCGGCCTCGTCGGTCGACAGCACCGGTTCGGCATAGGACGTCACCTCGATGAAGCGGTCCTGCGTTCCGGTGTTGAGCAGGATGACGCGGCGGCCTTCGGCATCGTGCTCGGTGGCAACGATGCACTCGACTTCGCTGGTGAGGTCGCCGACGGTCTTGACGAATTCGGCCTTGTCGTCACCGAACCGCGTCAGGAGCTTTTCGCCGACGGCGCGCCGGGGCTCGGCGGTGGCCGACCACCAGTCGCCCGTCGTCGTGTCGCGCAGGAAAATGAAGGTGCCCGTGCGGTCCTCGACCGGGTCCGGCTTCCAGCGGGTGACCGACTGGCCGTTCCAGCGGGCATAACCGGCACCGGTTGCCGTCAGCATGACGGCGTAGTGGCCGTTGGACAGGAACACGGTTTCGCGGTCCTGGGCGAGCGGGTTTTCGATGACCCGAACCTCCGGACGCAACAGATCGTCCTGGCCCTTGCCGAGCGATTCCGGCTCGCGCTTGGCGTTCATGATCGGAATATCGCGCGGCGCCTTTTCCTGCAGCAGCAGTTCGGCCGCCTCGATTACCGGATCGGCGTGGAACCATTCGCGCAGCCTGCCGGTGAATACGACGTTGGCGACAGCGGCGATCGACATGCCATGGTGGTGGGCATAGTAGTTGCGCACGACGGCGCATTTCTGCCCCTCGGGCACGCGCGTCGGCGTGAAGTCGACGGCATCGTGGAAGCCGTAAACGCCGAGCGCCCCGACTTCGCGCAGTCGACCGAGATTGGCGAGCGCCGCCTTCGGATCGTACATGCAGGCGAGAATGGAGGCGTAGGGCGCGATGACGGCGTTCTGCCCGAGGCCACGCTTGAGGCCAAGCGTCGGCACACCGAAGTTGGTGTACTGGTAGGTCAGCTCGTGGTCGCGCGCATTGAAGGCCGCTTCGGAGATGCCCCACGGCGTGCCGAGACGGCGGCCGTGATTGATCTGCTCCTTGACCACCAGATTGTTGGTCTGGTTGAGGATACCGCCCTGCCGCTCCTGCATCACCAGCGGCGGCATCAGATATTCGAACATCGAACCGGACCAGGAGATCAGCGCGCCACGCGCGCCGATCGGCACGATCGGACGGCCGAGCTTGTACCAGTGCTCGGTCGGCAGGTCGCCCTTGGCGATCGCGAACAGGCTGGTCAGACGGGCCTCGGACGCCAGAAGATCGTAGCAGGCCTCGTCGAGCTCATTGGCGTTGACGCGGAAGCCGATTGACAGCAGGCGACGCTCGGGCCGGAACAGGAAGCCGAAATCCATCGAGAAGGCGATGTCGCGAGCACGATCCTTTAGAACCGCCAAGCGCTGGCGCAGCGCTTCGATGGCGCCAAGATCGAACACGCCGTCGGCAATATGCGCTTCGCAGGTGGTGACCAGCGCGTTCGCCCACTTCGTCACTTCGCTGCTCTGGGCCGTGCGAACCTCATGGTCGAGGTTGACGGTCAGCTTGTGCATGTCGCGCGCCAGAACGGCGAGATTGATCACGCGGATTGATGCGAATTCATGCTCGCGCTTGACGGCAGCCAGAGCATTCTGGAAGCCGACGATGCGCTCCTCGATCAGGCGGCGCAGCGGGCGAACGGTCTTGCGGTCGTCAGGCAGGTCGTTCAGCACCTCGGCAAGAATGGCGACGACGTCGCCAATGCCGTCAAGGCTGCCCTGGACATGCGCCGACGGCGCTTCCGCCCATTCCCGACACATGGACGACACGGCGATCAGGTGGCCGGCAAGATTGCCGCTGTCGACCGACGAGATGTAGCGCGGCTCCATCGTTTCGAGCGTGTTGGTGCGGTACCAGTTGAACAGGTGGCCGCGATATTTCGGCATCCGGTCGATGGTCGCAATCGTCTGCTCCAGGCGGTTGATCGTTTCTTCGAAGCCGATCCAGCCGAAGTCGCGTGCCGACATGACCGAGAGTAGGTAGACGCCGATATTGGTCGGCGAGGTGCGCTCGGCCAGCACCGGCTGCGGCGTTTCCTGGAAGTTGTCCGGCGGCAGAAAATTCTGCTCGGCGGTCACGAAGGTCTCGAAATAGCGCCAGGTGCGCCGCGCGATCAGGCGCATTTCCTCGATCGCCTCGTCGGAAACGACCAGCTGGTCCTCGGTTTCGGCCGATTGGCTGACGAACCACGCGACAGCGGGAGAAAGCGCCCAGAGCAGGGCAAAGGGAATGCCGATGAAGGGCAGGCCGGTATCGGAAATCGCCGCAAGCGCCAGCGACAGAACCGACAGCGCCGGTGCGATCCACATCGCCTTGTAATAATCACCGATGCTTCCATGCCCGGCACTTTGCACCTGGGCAGCGGTGCGCCATTCCAGCATCAGCTTGCGGCTGACGAAGGTGCGGTAGAGCGAACGCACGATCGCGTCGCCCATCATCGCCGCGCCATGGGCGATGAAGACGATGCGAAGGGCGACCTGGGCATTGGCGGCACGAACTTCGGTCAGCACAGCATGGAGGTGGGCACGGGCGACGATGTCGTTGCGGCGCGGCAGGAGGCCATTGATCAGCGACAGCGTCGGGGCGACGAACAAGCTGAAGATCAGCACGATCTGCCAGATCAGCGCCTCGGTCGGCTGCATGTAGTACCAGCCCATGACAGAGGCGACGAGCCAGGCGCAGGGGATCAGCGAACGGCGCAAATTGTCGTACATCTTCCACCGGCCGAGCATCGACAGGCCGTTCGACGGGTTGAAGATATAGGGCAGCAGCTGCCAGTCGCCGCGGGCCCAGCGATGCTGGCGCGACATCTCTACCTCGTAGCGGGTCGGGAAATCCTCGACGAGTTCGACGTCCGTCACCAGCGCGCAGCGCACAAACGAGCCTTCGAGCAGGTCGTGGCTGAGAACGGCATTTTCCTCGATCCGCCCCTTGAGCGCGGCCTCGAAAGCATCGACGTGATAGAGGCCCTTGCCGGTGAAGCTGCCTTCGCCAGCGATGTCCTGGTAGACGTCGGAAACGGTGAAGACATAGGGGTCGATGCCACGATTGGCCGAGAAGATGCGCTGGAAGGCCGAGGCTTCGCTTCCAGTCGTCAGCGACGGCGTCACGCGCGGCTGTAGCAGGCTGTAGCCGGCAATCACCTTCTGTGTTTCCGGGTCGACGATCGGGCGGTTGATCGGGTGGTACATCTTGCCGACGAGCTTCGTCACCGCGTCGCGCATCAGGCGCGTATCGGCGTCGAGCGTCATGACATATTGAACGTTCTCCGGCACGGTATTGGCGCCCTGGAGGAACGAGGTGTCGCGATCGCCGCGCAGCAGCATGTTCAGCTCATGCAGCTTGCCGCGCTTGCGCTCCCAACCCATCCATACGCCTTCCGCCTCGTTGAAGAGGCGGCGGCGGTGCAGCAGGAAGAAACGCGTCCTGCCGTCATAGGCATAACGCGCCGAAAGCTCGGCAACCTCGCGCCGGGCATAGTCGAGAACATCGGTATCGGCCGGGGTTTCCTCGAACTTGCTGTCGATCCAGTCGCTGAGCAGCGCGAAAGAGATCTCGCCGCGCGGATTGGCGAGGTAGTGAACCTCGAGATTGCGCACGAGTTCGTCGACATGGTCGCGCTTGGAGATCAGGCAGGGCACGACGACGAGCGTGCGGGCATATTCCGGAACG harbors:
- a CDS encoding OpgC family protein; translated protein: MLQNTFGGGSNPTISARMVPKERDTRLDVLRALCLLTIFVNHVPGQYLEYLTHKNFGFSDSAEAFVLISGLSVGLAYGGKFVSGACLALTLKIWRRALALYVAHIMTSIVTLAIFAGGALYFGRQDLISEINIRPFVEQTEQGIVAMVLLGHQLGYNNILSMYAVLFLMLPGILWLNGISSRLLLVFSALLWLVAGVFKLVPSNFLDEGYWFLNPWSWQFLFVIGIVSMTAIRQGAVLPRRPLLIAIAAIYLVVSALWVLFSWWNIDLSFGLPAVLTGFDKTFLSLTRLSHVLAIAYLVAVIPAVNRLARLDADHPLAMVGRHSLPIFIFGTILAMVGQVLLFVTGRNPIAGTLFVIVGIGLHFVYGYYLEWLRGVVSAKPMRAT
- the ndvB gene encoding cyclic beta-(1,2)-glucan synthase, translated to MTVSSNVPAKPGTSGPQPTRQNNESRADQPRLDSEPAPMPLHNTPTSSSREPEAKQIDYNDSIRSTFFSMEDLRQSGETLALKGAPSLPGFFPFEFRPRHRENENEILRVYRATAADVEAGASITPAAEWLLDNHHVVEEAIQEVRRDFPRKFYRQLPTLSVSGTVIPRTMALAWLYVAHTHSTVSRESITAMVEGFQKHDTFKIGELWALPSILRFVLIENLRRIAIRVERSRGMRRKANDIADQIIRHNDPEKLRALLAESEALAADNTFVAQLLYRMRDGSQTSGSVIAWIEEQLEKRGSDVEDALVAEQNRLSSGNATMSNIIRSLREIDDTDWAVWFESVSKIDAALRDGSDYAALEFGSRNKYRDTIEKLARRSGHSEYEVTQIAIEMVKEAEAVAAVEPELHEPNVGSFLVGKQRKALEQKIGYRPSVLQSIIRLSRKLDWFAIAGPNILLTILAMVAVYAFVSPMDIPNGAKLIMLLLFALPASEGAMGLFNTLVTLFVKPSRLVGYEFLDGVPEYARTLVVVPCLISKRDHVDELVRNLEVHYLANPRGEISFALLSDWIDSKFEETPADTDVLDYARREVAELSARYAYDGRTRFFLLHRRRLFNEAEGVWMGWERKRGKLHELNMLLRGDRDTSFLQGANTVPENVQYVMTLDADTRLMRDAVTKLVGKMYHPINRPIVDPETQKVIAGYSLLQPRVTPSLTTGSEASAFQRIFSANRGIDPYVFTVSDVYQDIAGEGSFTGKGLYHVDAFEAALKGRIEENAVLSHDLLEGSFVRCALVTDVELVEDFPTRYEVEMSRQHRWARGDWQLLPYIFNPSNGLSMLGRWKMYDNLRRSLIPCAWLVASVMGWYYMQPTEALIWQIVLIFSLFVAPTLSLINGLLPRRNDIVARAHLHAVLTEVRAANAQVALRIVFIAHGAAMMGDAIVRSLYRTFVSRKLMLEWRTAAQVQSAGHGSIGDYYKAMWIAPALSVLSLALAAISDTGLPFIGIPFALLWALSPAVAWFVSQSAETEDQLVVSDEAIEEMRLIARRTWRYFETFVTAEQNFLPPDNFQETPQPVLAERTSPTNIGVYLLSVMSARDFGWIGFEETINRLEQTIATIDRMPKYRGHLFNWYRTNTLETMEPRYISSVDSGNLAGHLIAVSSMCREWAEAPSAHVQGSLDGIGDVVAILAEVLNDLPDDRKTVRPLRRLIEERIVGFQNALAAVKREHEFASIRVINLAVLARDMHKLTVNLDHEVRTAQSSEVTKWANALVTTCEAHIADGVFDLGAIEALRQRLAVLKDRARDIAFSMDFGFLFRPERRLLSIGFRVNANELDEACYDLLASEARLTSLFAIAKGDLPTEHWYKLGRPIVPIGARGALISWSGSMFEYLMPPLVMQERQGGILNQTNNLVVKEQINHGRRLGTPWGISEAAFNARDHELTYQYTNFGVPTLGLKRGLGQNAVIAPYASILACMYDPKAALANLGRLREVGALGVYGFHDAVDFTPTRVPEGQKCAVVRNYYAHHHGMSIAAVANVVFTGRLREWFHADPVIEAAELLLQEKAPRDIPIMNAKREPESLGKGQDDLLRPEVRVIENPLAQDRETVFLSNGHYAVMLTATGAGYARWNGQSVTRWKPDPVEDRTGTFIFLRDTTTGDWWSATAEPRRAVGEKLLTRFGDDKAEFVKTVGDLTSEVECIVATEHDAEGRRVILLNTGTQDRFIEVTSYAEPVLSTDEADSAHPAFSKMFLRTEISRRGDVIHVSRNKRSSGDPDMEVAHLVTDNAGSDRPTEAETDRRRFIGQGRTLAEAAAFDTDAVLSGTDGFTLDPIMSLRRVVRVPAGKKVSVVFWTIAAPNREAVDRAIDRYRHTETFNHELIHAWTRSQVQMRHVGVTSQEAASFQMLGRYLVYPDMHLRADTATVQAGLASQSTLWPLAISGDFPIFCLRINDDGDLGIAREALRAQEYLRARGITADLVIINERASSYAQDMQHALDSMCENLRLRGLSDGPRQHIFSVRRDLMEAETWSTLLSASRAVFHARNGTISDQIARANSLYSTPPVKGSESNFALLAAPQQPADAVDAEIVGDGLDFWNGYGGFAEGGREYVVRLRGGEATPQPWINVISNEQFGFHVSAEGAAFTWSRNSRDYQLTPWANDVVVNRPGEAVFIRDMASGAVLTPYAALSRSRSVVFETRHGLGYSTFRSTQDDLDIEAAHTVHRTLPAKLVRISIRNRSTAARQLKVYGFAEWVLGNNRARMAPFVLSTWDEASDALVATNPYSIDYAGRSAFFAVDGGEGVSHTASRREFLGRVGGILVPQAVFAGAELSGSIDVDGDACAALATDLVIEPGAEKQLTFILGDADNDEQMRSVLGELRQTAFDTVMDAAKSFWTEFTDIVKVETPDAAFNTMINNWLPYQSLGCRIMARSAFYQASGAFGFRDQLQDTLAFLIHRPELARAQILNAAARQFVEGDVQHWWLPGTGAGVRTMISDDVVWLAHAVTHYCEVTGNADILGEKIAFITGPALEEGQHDSFYKPEISDEIADVYEHCARALDLAIKRSGENGLPLILGGDWNDGMNRVGIAGRGTSVWLGWFLAGTLRGFLPFARERKDKARVSHWEAHLATLKKVLDEAGWDGDYYRRGYYDDGAPLGSSESDECRIDSIGQSWSVLSGEGDEQRSQNAMDAVMAELVDPDRRIVRLFTPPLERTRQDPGYIKAYPPGVRENGGQYTHAATWVALAFAEQGRAEEAWRVFQMLNPVSHALSREDADHYRVEPYVVAADIYGEGALAGRGGWTWYTGSAGWLYRAGVEGILGIRRHGDKLVIRPVLPEAWDGYSAEVTLNGTKHKISVKRDAKSREPIVSINNSVTKNAHEGILL